The Vicia villosa cultivar HV-30 ecotype Madison, WI linkage group LG1, Vvil1.0, whole genome shotgun sequence genome includes a region encoding these proteins:
- the LOC131602321 gene encoding calcium-binding protein CP1-like, whose protein sequence is MCPSGRNLRLQPPTSDFRPAFDVLDTDSDGKISREDLRSFYATNSGGVSGGDDAIGAMMSVADTNLSGFVEYEEFEKVVSGEGEKRPLGCGAMEDVFKVMDRDGDGKVGYEDLKNYMALAGFEASDEDINAMIRLGGGDGNGGVSFDGLIRILAFDHLALDN, encoded by the coding sequence ATGTGTCCTTCTGGCCGTAACCTCCGTCTACAACCTCCCACATCCGATTTCCGTCCGGCGTTCGACGTTCTCGACACCGACTCCGACGGTAAAATAAGCCGAGAGGATCTCCGTTCATTCTACGCCACCAACAGCGGCGGTGTTAGCGGCGGCGATGACGCGATCGGTGCGATGATGTCGGTGGCGGACACGAACTTGAGCGGGTTCGTGGAGTACGAGGAATTCGAGAAGGTTGTTAGCGGTGAAGGAGAAAAGAGACCGTTAGGGTGTGGGGCGATGGAAGATGTGTTCAAGGTGATGGATAGAGACGGTGACGGTAAAGTTGGTTATGAGGATTTGAAGAATTATATGGCGTTGGCTGGGTTTGAGGCAAGCGATGAAGATATAAACGCTATGATTAGGTTGGGCGGTGGTGATGGAAACGGCGGTGTTAGCTTTGATGGTTTGATTCGTATATTAGCTTTTGATCATCTTGCTCTGGATAATTAA